One genomic segment of Cellulophaga sp. HaHaR_3_176 includes these proteins:
- a CDS encoding dicarboxylate/amino acid:cation symporter has protein sequence MKKLELHWQILIGMLAGVLFAFIMVQFNWGAKFVSDWIKPFGNIFINSLKLIAVPLILASLIKGVSDLKDISKLSQMGGRTIVIYIFTTIVAVSIGLAVVNVIQPGKSISEETRTQLVENYKGDADSRIAQAHKQEESGPLQALEDIVPSNIFKAASDNGNMLQVIFFAIFFGIGLILIPEEHSTPVKKFFDGFNEVILKLIDLIMLAAPFGVFALLAALVVESPSLDLFKALAWYALCVIVGLFLMICVYVGLVWLFTKKSPSFFLKAMSPAQLLAFSTSSSAATLPVTMERVEEHLGVDEEVTSFVLPIGATINMDGTSLYQAVAAIFIAQAFGMDLDLWAQLGIIVTATLASIGSAAVPGAGMVMLVIVLSQAGIPEAGLALIFAVDRPLDMCRTVVNVTGDAAVSMIVAKSVDKLHEPKEKKWDDNYKA, from the coding sequence ATGAAGAAATTGGAATTGCATTGGCAAATTTTAATAGGCATGTTAGCCGGAGTATTATTTGCATTTATAATGGTTCAATTTAATTGGGGTGCAAAATTTGTTTCAGATTGGATAAAACCTTTCGGGAATATATTTATTAACTCTCTTAAACTTATTGCAGTTCCTTTAATACTTGCTTCACTAATAAAAGGAGTCTCAGATTTAAAAGATATCTCTAAGCTTTCTCAAATGGGAGGTAGGACTATAGTAATATATATATTTACTACTATAGTAGCAGTTTCTATAGGTTTAGCAGTAGTAAACGTTATACAACCAGGAAAATCTATATCAGAAGAAACAAGAACCCAATTAGTTGAAAACTATAAAGGTGATGCTGATTCTAGAATTGCACAAGCACACAAGCAAGAAGAATCTGGACCATTACAGGCGCTTGAAGATATTGTACCTAGTAATATTTTTAAAGCGGCAAGTGACAATGGTAACATGCTACAAGTAATATTCTTTGCTATTTTCTTCGGTATTGGATTGATTCTTATCCCTGAAGAACATTCAACACCAGTAAAAAAATTCTTTGACGGTTTTAACGAAGTAATTCTAAAACTGATTGATTTAATTATGCTAGCTGCTCCGTTTGGAGTATTTGCTTTATTAGCAGCACTAGTGGTTGAATCCCCTAGTTTAGATCTTTTTAAAGCATTAGCTTGGTATGCATTGTGTGTTATTGTCGGTCTATTTTTAATGATATGTGTATATGTTGGTTTGGTATGGTTATTCACTAAAAAATCACCTTCCTTTTTCTTAAAAGCAATGTCACCTGCACAACTTTTAGCATTCTCTACAAGCTCTAGCGCTGCTACATTACCGGTTACAATGGAACGTGTAGAAGAGCATTTAGGAGTAGATGAAGAGGTTACCAGCTTTGTACTACCTATTGGAGCTACTATTAATATGGATGGCACAAGTTTATACCAAGCTGTAGCTGCTATTTTTATAGCACAAGCATTCGGAATGGATTTAGATTTGTGGGCTCAATTAGGAATTATTGTTACCGCTACACTAGCTTCTATTGGTAGTGCCGCTGTTCCAGGAGCAGGTATGGTAATGCTTGTTATTGTTCTTTCTCAGGCAGGAATACCAGAAGCTGGTCTTGCTTTGATTTTTGCAGTAGATAGACCATTAGATATGTGTAGAACTGTTGTAAATGTTACGGGTGATGCTGCTGTATCTATGATTGTTGCTAAATCTGTAGATAAATTACATGAACCTAAAGAGAAAAAATGGGACGATAACTATAAAGCCTAA
- a CDS encoding UDP-2,3-diacylglucosamine diphosphatase, with the protein MKKRKIDVAVISDVHLGTYGCHADELISYLNSIQPKKLILNGDIIDIWQFSKRYFPPSHLKVLKKIIGMASNGTEVIYITGNHDEMLRKFSGTSIGYVSIVDKLVLDLHGKKCWFFHGDVFDASIQNAKWLAKLGGYGYDLLIIINRIINWFLIKMGKEKFSLSKRIKNSVKGAVKYINDFEKTAAELAIENGYNYVICGHIHQPKKEVFENKLGQCTYLNSGDWVENLTALEYSFKRWKIYNYSNDKLSPFYADEDIKDLDIHELIASITSKKEKGSSPSTD; encoded by the coding sequence TTGAAAAAAAGAAAAATAGATGTAGCCGTTATTTCAGATGTACATTTGGGAACTTATGGTTGTCATGCCGATGAACTTATTTCTTACCTAAATAGCATACAACCTAAAAAACTTATTTTAAACGGAGATATTATTGATATCTGGCAATTTAGTAAACGCTACTTTCCACCTTCACACCTAAAGGTTTTAAAAAAAATTATAGGTATGGCTTCTAACGGTACTGAAGTGATTTATATAACGGGAAATCATGATGAAATGCTACGAAAGTTCAGCGGTACATCAATAGGTTATGTTAGTATTGTTGACAAACTTGTACTTGATTTACATGGAAAAAAATGTTGGTTTTTTCATGGCGATGTTTTTGATGCCTCTATACAAAATGCCAAATGGTTAGCAAAATTAGGCGGTTATGGCTATGATCTTCTAATTATAATTAACAGAATTATCAATTGGTTTTTAATTAAAATGGGGAAGGAAAAATTTTCACTGTCTAAAAGAATAAAAAACAGTGTAAAAGGAGCTGTTAAATATATTAATGACTTTGAAAAAACAGCAGCAGAACTAGCAATAGAAAATGGATATAATTATGTTATTTGTGGACACATACACCAACCAAAAAAGGAAGTATTTGAAAACAAATTAGGACAATGCACTTACCTAAACTCTGGTGATTGGGTAGAAAATTTAACTGCTTTAGAATACTCTTTTAAAAGGTGGAAAATTTATAACTATTCAAACGATAAGCTTTCACCCTTTTATGCAGATGAAGACATAAAAGACTTAGATATTCACGAATTAATAGCATCTATCACTTCTAAAAAAGAAAAAGGGTCATCACCTTCAACTGATTAA
- the aroC gene encoding chorismate synthase: MAGNTIGNLFKISTFGESHGVAIGGVIDGCPAGITIDFDAIQKELDRRKPGQSAIVTQRKEPDTVEFYSGIFEGKTTGTPIGFAIHNTNQKSHDYSHIKDSYRPSHADYVYDQKYGFRDYRGGGRSSARETASRVVAGAIAKQFLSTIKINAFVSQVGSLKLDKEYSELDFSLIESNPVRCPDQATAAKMEEYIKKIKKEGDTIGGVITCVIQNVPVGLGEPVFDKLHAELGKAMLSINAVKGFEYGSGFDGVAMKGSDHNDQYNSDGTTKTNRSGGIQGGISNGMDIYFNVAFKPVATVIQPYETIDKEGNMVKTQGKGRHDPCVVPRAVPIVEAMAAIVLADYSLLNRTIKL; encoded by the coding sequence ATGGCAGGAAATACTATCGGAAATTTGTTTAAAATATCCACTTTTGGAGAATCACATGGTGTAGCAATTGGTGGAGTTATAGATGGTTGCCCTGCAGGTATAACAATAGATTTTGATGCTATTCAAAAAGAATTAGACCGTCGTAAGCCTGGTCAATCAGCAATTGTAACACAAAGAAAAGAACCAGATACGGTAGAGTTTTATTCAGGTATTTTTGAAGGAAAAACTACAGGTACGCCAATTGGCTTTGCTATACATAATACAAATCAAAAATCTCACGATTATTCTCACATAAAAGATTCATACAGACCTTCGCATGCAGATTATGTGTATGATCAAAAATATGGTTTTAGAGATTATCGAGGTGGTGGTCGTAGTTCTGCTCGTGAAACAGCTAGTAGAGTAGTTGCAGGTGCAATTGCTAAACAATTTTTAAGCACTATAAAAATAAATGCATTTGTTTCTCAAGTTGGCTCTTTAAAGCTAGATAAAGAATATTCAGAATTAGATTTTTCACTAATAGAGAGTAACCCTGTTCGTTGTCCTGATCAAGCTACTGCTGCTAAAATGGAAGAGTATATTAAAAAAATAAAAAAAGAAGGTGATACCATAGGTGGTGTAATTACTTGTGTTATACAAAATGTACCTGTTGGTTTAGGAGAACCTGTTTTTGATAAATTGCATGCAGAGCTAGGTAAAGCTATGTTATCAATAAATGCAGTTAAAGGGTTTGAATATGGTAGTGGCTTTGACGGTGTTGCGATGAAAGGTAGTGATCATAACGATCAATATAATTCTGATGGCACAACAAAAACAAACAGAAGTGGAGGTATCCAAGGTGGTATTTCTAATGGTATGGATATCTATTTTAATGTCGCTTTTAAACCCGTTGCTACTGTAATACAACCATATGAAACTATTGATAAAGAAGGGAATATGGTAAAAACACAAGGTAAAGGACGTCATGACCCTTGTGTAGTGCCTAGAGCAGTACCTATTGTGGAGGCAATGGCTGCTATAGTGTTGGCAGACTATTCTTTATTAAACAGAACCATAAAATTATAG